Within the Gordonia westfalica genome, the region CCTTGGGTTCGGGCCAGAACACGTTGCGCCCCACCGCACCCGCGCGGCTCACGCGACCGTGGTAGCGGGCCTTCACGCTGGGCACGCCGTAGGTGCGGCTGCCGGGCGGGGCGGCCAACCGGTCGGCCACCTCGGCCTGGACCATCACCAGCGCGGTGGTGATCTCGGGGAACAGGTTGAGCAGATGGAGCAGGACCGGGACCGACACGTTGTACGGCAGGTTGGCGACGAGCGCGGTCGGCACGACGGGCAGGTCGTCACGCGTGACCTGCAGCGCATCGGCGAGCACGACGTCGAAGTTGCCGCTCTGGGCCGGCGCGTACTCGGCGACGGTCTGTGGAATCCGTTGCGCGAGAATCGGATCGATCTCGATGGCGACGACCCGGCCGGCGGTGCCGAGCAGCGCGAGGGTCAGCGACCCGAGGCCTGGCCCCACCTCGAGGACAACGTCGTCGGAACCGACTCCGGA harbors:
- the rsmA gene encoding 16S rRNA (adenine(1518)-N(6)/adenine(1519)-N(6))-dimethyltransferase RsmA — translated: MAVVHVQVGSALIDDTPGDAPRLLGPAQIRELAAEVGVRPTKTLGQNFVHDANTVRRIVAASGVGSDDVVLEVGPGLGSLTLALLGTAGRVVAIEIDPILAQRIPQTVAEYAPAQSGNFDVVLADALQVTRDDLPVVPTALVANLPYNVSVPVLLHLLNLFPEITTALVMVQAEVADRLAAPPGSRTYGVPSVKARYHGRVSRAGAVGRNVFWPEPKVESGLVRIERTDDHPIDPVFRRTVFAAIDAAFAQRRKTMRSALAGWAGSPAEAERRLRAADIDPGIRGEKLDVEDFVRLARTV